From a region of the Roseivirga sp. 4D4 genome:
- a CDS encoding helix-turn-helix domain-containing protein has product MTKLGEYFNTKSVNKAEISRKTGISKNRLSELSTKESAKIRGEEIYLIALAIDVTPTEILDVTCGDLRLRA; this is encoded by the coding sequence ATGACTAAGCTTGGAGAGTATTTCAATACTAAATCTGTCAACAAGGCAGAAATTTCCCGCAAAACTGGAATTAGCAAGAATAGGCTTAGTGAATTATCAACTAAGGAATCTGCTAAAATCAGAGGTGAAGAAATCTATTTGATAGCACTTGCTATTGATGTTACACCTACTGAAATACTAGATGTGACTTGTGGCGACTTAAGACTTCGGGCATAA
- a CDS encoding OmpA family protein: MLKKHLKLLLVFALILSSGLAQAQNRSRLDVMRAGKLFDGFEFVEAAKIYERLVARDSSFSYAKLQLAESYRLMNQPEKAALWYAEVVNDSISDPIHKLYYAQALMSNGQYDRARSWLERYNYEADDSTRARNLIAGIDNFEAFYQDSARFKIDTAAFNSEGSDFSPVYYREGVVFSSNRSGFKIVKRRHGWDDTNFLQIYHYKPTSDSTSTVDLFSDLLNTKYHEGPLSFYDDFEKVIFTRNNYNGKRVGKAEDETIHLQLYLSERASVNSKWSKPQPFPYNNKEYSVGHPAISSDEKTLYFSSDMPGGQGGVDLYMSQLENGNWSEPVNLGPKINTSGDEVFPFVKDSVLFFSSDGHYGVGGLDIYQVVLTDSTETVYNMGIPMNSRKDDFGIILGDSLKSGYFTSNRDGGMGSDDIYSFSIVKPPKPENIAIKGIVVDQRSGAPLGNADVFLSTDEGDSIKITTQADGNFEFVLDWDKDYDFTATKPDWSVGLDSAKTFDDVLDKEFLTIPLRELLVVKGDLVTPAGTPVDNALVTFTETTTGEVDSVRTNENGLLYFIAQPDAEYDVFLQKEGYFNFRTKVETGSEPGGIIKFDLEMDEIVIGRAIRIENIYFDLNKSDIRPDAAIELDKIVAMMTDNPTIKIELGSHTDSRGGDPYNLALSDRRARSSAAYIVSRGIAQDRIVGKGYGETQLVNQCEDGVACSTEEHQANRRTEFKVVSY, encoded by the coding sequence ATGCTGAAGAAACACTTAAAACTCTTATTGGTATTTGCTCTGATCTTAAGTTCAGGACTAGCGCAAGCGCAAAATCGTTCGCGATTGGATGTGATGCGCGCGGGAAAACTTTTCGATGGCTTCGAATTTGTCGAAGCAGCGAAGATCTATGAAAGACTGGTAGCGAGAGATTCTAGTTTTAGCTATGCGAAACTGCAATTAGCAGAGTCGTATCGCCTGATGAACCAGCCAGAAAAAGCAGCTCTCTGGTATGCCGAAGTTGTAAACGACTCTATCTCCGACCCGATTCATAAACTCTATTATGCCCAAGCCTTAATGAGTAACGGGCAGTACGATCGTGCCCGCAGCTGGTTAGAACGTTATAATTATGAGGCTGATGACTCAACCCGAGCTAGAAATCTTATTGCTGGAATAGACAATTTTGAGGCCTTTTATCAGGACTCAGCTCGTTTTAAGATTGATACGGCAGCATTTAACTCCGAAGGCTCTGACTTTAGTCCAGTCTACTATCGCGAAGGGGTTGTGTTTAGTTCAAATCGGTCTGGCTTTAAGATAGTAAAGCGTAGGCATGGTTGGGACGACACTAACTTTTTGCAGATCTATCACTACAAACCTACGAGTGACTCCACCAGCACAGTGGACCTATTTAGTGATCTCTTGAATACCAAATATCACGAAGGGCCATTGAGCTTTTATGATGATTTCGAGAAGGTGATTTTTACCCGAAACAATTACAATGGAAAGAGAGTGGGCAAGGCCGAAGACGAAACGATCCACCTGCAACTGTACCTTTCAGAACGTGCTAGTGTCAACAGCAAATGGAGCAAACCCCAACCTTTTCCTTATAACAACAAAGAATATAGTGTGGGCCATCCAGCGATTTCTTCTGACGAAAAAACCCTGTACTTCTCCTCCGATATGCCGGGAGGGCAAGGTGGTGTGGACTTGTATATGAGCCAATTGGAAAATGGCAATTGGTCAGAGCCCGTTAATCTGGGACCAAAGATCAATACCTCGGGTGATGAAGTCTTTCCTTTTGTGAAAGACAGTGTACTCTTTTTCTCGTCTGACGGACATTACGGTGTGGGCGGGCTGGATATTTACCAGGTGGTTTTGACAGACAGCACGGAAACAGTCTACAACATGGGCATTCCCATGAACTCGCGAAAAGATGATTTCGGAATTATCCTCGGAGATTCCCTGAAAAGCGGATACTTCACCTCTAACCGAGATGGTGGTATGGGTAGTGATGATATTTACTCTTTCAGCATTGTGAAGCCACCGAAACCAGAGAATATTGCGATTAAGGGAATAGTGGTTGATCAACGTTCTGGCGCTCCATTGGGCAATGCCGATGTCTTCTTGTCCACTGATGAAGGAGATAGCATCAAAATCACCACGCAAGCCGATGGTAACTTTGAATTTGTATTGGACTGGGATAAGGACTATGACTTCACGGCTACCAAACCTGATTGGTCCGTTGGTCTGGACTCTGCTAAGACTTTTGATGATGTATTGGACAAAGAGTTTTTGACCATTCCACTTCGTGAGTTGCTGGTTGTTAAAGGAGATTTAGTGACACCAGCGGGCACCCCAGTAGACAATGCCCTAGTGACCTTCACAGAAACGACTACCGGAGAAGTGGACAGTGTGAGAACCAATGAAAATGGATTGCTCTACTTTATTGCGCAGCCAGATGCTGAATACGATGTCTTCTTACAGAAAGAAGGATATTTCAACTTCAGAACTAAGGTAGAAACGGGTTCTGAGCCTGGTGGTATTATCAAGTTCGACTTGGAAATGGATGAAATCGTGATCGGTAGAGCCATTAGAATTGAAAATATCTATTTCGACTTGAACAAGTCGGACATTCGACCGGATGCTGCCATAGAGCTCGACAAAATTGTGGCCATGATGACGGATAACCCGACCATTAAGATTGAGCTAGGCTCACATACCGATTCACGTGGTGGTGATCCTTATAACCTGGCACTCTCCGATCGCAGGGCACGGTCTTCTGCGGCTTATATCGTCTCCAGGGGTATTGCCCAAGACCGCATTGTGGGTAAGGGTTATGGCGAAACGCAATTGGTCAACCAATGCGAAGATGGTGTGGCTTGTAGCACAGAAGAACACCAGGCGAACAGACGTACCGAGTTTAAAGTGGTTTCTTATTAA
- a CDS encoding type IX secretion system membrane protein PorP/SprF encodes MKLIRNISLALILTVFGHVGMAQQQVMFTQYMFNGLAINPAYAGSHDNITATFLAREQWVGLEGAPSSQTFSIHSPFNASGSANVGALLIHDRIGVTDQTTAYLAFAYRIRFSGSARLAFGLQGGLANYNSKLSQISGTDPAFAQGDININRPNFGAGLYFNTNRFFAGVSVPQLVRSKLDVNNSDSDSRLERHYFGYMGYVFDISRDLKFKPNLLIKYVENAPVEFDINANFLIKDIIWAGLSYRSFDSFDALVQVQISKQFQFGYAYDFATTTDLRRVNAGSHELMIQYRFVFGKKKIISPRYF; translated from the coding sequence ATGAAATTGATAAGAAACATATCACTTGCTTTGATTCTGACAGTATTTGGACATGTCGGGATGGCACAACAACAGGTAATGTTCACCCAGTACATGTTTAATGGACTGGCCATTAACCCTGCCTATGCGGGTAGTCATGATAACATCACGGCTACCTTCCTGGCAAGAGAGCAGTGGGTGGGTCTTGAAGGAGCTCCTTCAAGTCAAACCTTCAGCATTCACTCACCTTTCAATGCGAGTGGTAGTGCCAATGTTGGGGCATTGCTAATCCATGATAGGATTGGTGTGACGGATCAAACAACGGCCTATCTGGCTTTTGCTTATCGAATCCGGTTCAGTGGTTCTGCTAGGTTAGCTTTCGGACTGCAAGGAGGCCTTGCCAATTACAACTCAAAATTGAGTCAAATTAGTGGTACTGACCCTGCATTCGCGCAAGGTGACATCAACATTAACCGACCGAATTTCGGTGCAGGATTGTACTTCAATACCAATCGCTTTTTTGCAGGGGTGTCTGTGCCACAGCTGGTTCGCAGTAAGTTGGATGTAAACAATAGCGACTCTGATTCGAGACTTGAGCGTCACTATTTTGGATATATGGGCTATGTATTTGACATCTCCAGGGATTTGAAATTCAAACCTAATCTTTTGATTAAGTATGTAGAAAATGCTCCAGTCGAGTTCGACATCAATGCTAACTTCCTTATTAAAGATATTATCTGGGCCGGACTGTCCTATCGTTCATTCGATTCGTTTGATGCGCTAGTTCAGGTGCAAATCTCTAAGCAATTCCAGTTTGGATATGCCTATGATTTTGCCACTACTACCGATCTTAGGCGCGTAAATGCAGGATCGCATGAGCTCATGATTCAATACAGGTTTGTATTCGGGAAGAAAAAGATCATTTCACCAAGATACTTTTAA